The following coding sequences are from one Actinomycetes bacterium window:
- a CDS encoding phosphoribosyltransferase family protein → MRPSTSRTAGRRGLRLADLLALVLRPAACLACDRPRAWPCCAACLPPEPAGAGPWWLVADPGLTLWALGPYHGALREAVLAGKLRAQPAALTALGRRLGAAMAAAGAGADLVTWVPAAPAGGLLRDHAQRVATGVAAALDLPAAGLLAPAPGRDLGRDRGAGLVASHPGRVAARPAPRARRRLAGGRVLVVDDIATTGATLAGAAAALRHAGARQVEAAVLGAATAAFGPAPARRRFPPPPGPGGGGPAPPPSRAGRPRAAT, encoded by the coding sequence ATGCGCCCTTCGACCTCCCGCACGGCAGGCCGGCGCGGGCTGAGGCTCGCCGACCTCCTCGCCCTCGTGCTGCGGCCCGCCGCCTGCCTCGCCTGCGACCGCCCCCGGGCCTGGCCCTGCTGCGCCGCCTGCCTGCCGCCCGAGCCGGCTGGTGCCGGGCCGTGGTGGCTGGTCGCCGACCCGGGCCTGACCCTATGGGCGCTCGGCCCCTACCACGGCGCCCTGCGCGAGGCGGTGCTGGCCGGCAAGCTCCGGGCCCAGCCGGCCGCCCTGACCGCCCTCGGCCGGCGCCTGGGCGCCGCCATGGCGGCGGCCGGGGCCGGTGCCGACCTGGTCACCTGGGTCCCCGCCGCGCCAGCGGGCGGCCTGCTCAGAGACCACGCGCAACGGGTCGCCACCGGCGTGGCCGCCGCCCTCGACCTGCCCGCCGCCGGCCTGCTCGCCCCCGCCCCGGGCCGGGACCTCGGCCGGGACAGGGGCGCCGGCCTGGTGGCCAGCCACCCGGGCCGGGTGGCGGCCCGCCCGGCGCCGCGAGCCAGGCGCCGGCTCGCCGGCGGGCGCGTCCTCGTGGTCGACGACATCGCCACCACCGGTGCCACCCTGGCCGGCGCGGCCGCCGCCCTGCGGCATGCCGGCGCCCGGCAGGTCGAGGCAGCCGTGCTCGGCGCCGCAACCGCCGCTTTCGGGCCGGCGCCCGCCCGGCGACGCTTCCCTCCGCCACCCGGCCCGGGCGGGGGAGGCCCCGCGCCGCCACCTAGCCGGGCGGGGAGGCCCCGCGCCGCCACCTAG